One Oncorhynchus mykiss isolate Arlee chromosome 25, USDA_OmykA_1.1, whole genome shotgun sequence genomic window, AGTGTAGTTTGATGATTTTTCAGAAGAATATTAATGCAGATACAGGTAAGATCAACAAAGTTCAGGATTTGGGCCAAGAAATGACCCAATGGTAGGCAGTATGTCATAAATGAAACTGATATTATAGAGAGAACCAAGTAAAGAGATTGTTTTACACAAAAGAGACTGACATTACTCAGATGAATGGGTTATTAACAATCAGTGGACGTTTTCTCGACAATCACCAACAGGTGCAGACAGCGTCAACCAATGTCTTCACATGAATTGTATTctacagctttttttttttttacaaatggtTTCAACTTTCTCTCGATCAACGGTACCACTATTACATTCGCCAAAGTAGTCACCCAAACTCGAGTTGTGCTCTGCCTGTCCTCCCGATTTCCATGTAGGACTTagatcctccctctccctctctcgttggACGTCTTCCTGCCTGACAACAGATACTATGTTTATACGCGGCCGTAAGCGTTGAACCCCGCGGGCCGGCATATCGCCTTCAAATGGCTCCGGGCGGCCCCACAATGGCCGCTGCTGATTTATCACACAACTGGTTTGATTGGGGCTGCTGCGTGCACTGCCGCACGACGGTGTCTTTTTTCAGAGTAATTCTAAATATAAAAAGTAACGTCTAAAAGCCTAAAACTGTCCCACTGACATTCTGCTTCGGGCGAACGGAGTGGTGCAGAAGAAACAACAGGTGgggggtgtgttgggggggggggggttcgtgtACAGGTCCAGAGGAGGGGGTAAGTAagggggctggggggggggggcaggacacAGGGCCAAggttctcttcctctctgtgtcagtgagtgtctgtatctctctctgcttcaagttttaatgtcccgTGCAcaaacaagtacagtgaaatgcctttcttgccagCTCTAAACCCGACAACACAGTCATCAATATCAATGTGGTACTAAAAATACCAAGGTAGAAGAAAAACGCACAACAAATACAAATAAGAACATGAGAAGTaagctactgtatatacagggtctGTTCCAATACCAAtttacagggatactggagtgatataggttgatatgtataggggtaagatGACTGGGCAtcaggatatacagtatatgatgattgtatgtgaatgtgtgtgtgtgtgtgtagagtcagtataaatatgtgtgcatgttatgtgtgtgtgtgagcaaattaagtgagtgggtgtgtgttggagcgtcagtgtgtgtgagtgtgtagagtcagtataaaaaTACAAGGTCAACTCAGTCCATGTCGCCATTTTGTTAGCAGTCTTGGTGTCAGACTCGGTCTGtctatttgtttctctctctctccctctctctctctaagattCTCTGGTATTTCTTTCTGTGGCCTGCAGGAGACTACTGTTGGTAGGACTGTGTGCTGTATGTACATATGTGTAAAAACCATATGACCTAATGTTGTTTTCATGATTTGCATCCATCTCTCATGGGCTATTCCATatgtgtctgtaaatcatgccataCAGTAACACAACTGTCTGTGACATatgcctaacccccccccccctccctctctctctctctctcagataccCCTTCACCCAGTAGTCGCCGAAGCTTCCCCCCCTCCTTCTGGGACAGCAACTACTCCTCCCCCCAAAGTCGCTCCCACTGCGAACCCGGAATGCCCACCTATTCCATGGACCCCTACGCTTCCGGACTCCGCCCGGGCATTCCGCACCCTCACGCCCATCCTCACAGTCACCCCCACTCGCACCTCCACCCATCAGAGGGGTGGGGCTACACCCCGAGCCAGGCCTACGGGCCCTCCAGGCCCCTCCACGAACTCTACACTCCTGGTGGCCTGGAGCCCCACCACCCCTACAGCCCCTTGCTTATGCCCACCGTGCGGCCCCACCACCTGGGCTCCCTCCCCGTGCACCACCCCTATGACGTCACCAAGCTGGACCCCACCGCGCCCTGGCCGGGCCTGCTGCCCCCCGGAGAGATGGCCCTCAACATGGACGCAGGTATGGAGTCGCTTCTCTACTTCAGCGGAGCCTACCGCAACCACAACAagcacaaccacaacaacagccacCTGCAGCTTTTCAATAGcagtcctctctgctgcagccacagccacagccacctGCGTGTCCACAGTCCCATAAATTTGCAATATCGGTTAACACCATGAACCTCAAACGCTCGACAGGCTTTTGACCACTGACATTAACATTGGAAAGCTGCTTTTTGAGCCCACAGAAAGTATTATAATACAGATGAATGTGAACCCGCAACCCCAATGAAATGGACTTTTCAATATCATCTGTCAACACGGCTTAGTCATTTCAGTTGTCATTGTGCGATTGTTTCCGAATTCTACAATGTAAGCTGATCAATCATGTAACACTATTAAATGTCAGTTTCCCACCAGACGACCTGTCACCTGACCGTATAACGATGGCTGCCGAGCACACCAAACATTTATTTGGTGTGGCAGCCACCCGAGAATCCACCAGTATGCGTTAttgaccaacaaaaaaaaaaacatacttttaCCAGTTCTCTATCAGTGTGTTTTGCCCTCTGTGCTGGGACGGTTTAGTGCCAATAATAAACTGTTGTAGTTTTGTCCACCTCACTCTCTAACCAGAGTCCAATTTGGCGATTAACACCCACCCACACCTTAGTCTTCAGACTCGGTACACTACACCTCTACATTAAACCTGGTCCTCCAAGCCACCTCAGCAGTTTATTTCTTTCAGCTACATTTGTCACTTTTAGGTCACATTTGTGAGCTGTCCTACTGTATGTTTCTCTGCTGCTGTTGTATGGCATAAACAGAAAATGAGTGTCAGAGAAAACACATCATCAAtagccttttaaaaaaaaaatggaagctGTTTGGATTAAAGAGCAGGAGCAGCCATGACAACCATTGTGCCTCGTTCTCATTGTTTTCCTCCATTGtatcttctttctttttttttctacatCCCCAGGCCTCCAGCATCACAAGAAAGGGAAGGACCTGTACTGGTTTTAACAACCCTCCTCCTTTGCCATCGACCAGCCATTACCGGATCCAATTAGGACGTCTGGACCTGTACCATTGAAGCGCCCCCTCCTCGCCGTTCCCTCACCCCCCTTTATCACTCACCCACCACCGCCCTCGTCCCCCCTCATTTGCCCTCGCCTCCCCCCAGGCCCACGGTGCCAGCGCAGCCGAGAGGCTCCAGGTCGGCATGTGTGTACCGTGGAGATAAAGACTCAGAGGCTGGGCTtatggagagcagagcagagagagaagatgtACAGCCTTGGAG contains:
- the LOC110505279 gene encoding transcription cofactor vestigial-like protein 2; translation: MSCLDVMYPAYGHYAPYAPAAPAFINSFQAPIGLRSPSPRRRDFMMESAEMTRCPEGVSAGTSTGPGSSSSASSSSSYPRATRPEECHKEKQEVPEAEYLTSRCVLFTYYQGDISSVVDEHFSRALSSYMEGEGKRRASDLGTDTPSPSSRRSFPPSFWDSNYSSPQSRSHCEPGMPTYSMDPYASGLRPGIPHPHAHPHSHPHSHLHPSEGWGYTPSQAYGPSRPLHELYTPGGLEPHHPYSPLLMPTVRPHHLGSLPVHHPYDVTKLDPTAPWPGLLPPGEMALNMDAGLQHHKKGKDLYWF